Within Pseudomonas sp. LBUM920, the genomic segment CGCTATATATTTTCTCAACACCATCGACATTCAGACGCAGCGCGCCCTGGTGATCAATCCCCAGCACAATCCCATCAATCTGATTGACGCCTGCAATGAGAGTCACAGCCCTACCCTGCCACAAATGATTTCGCTCCCACTCCTCCTGCAACGCACTAAAGCCAAAGGCCTTGTGGCGCTCCAAGTGGCTTTGCAGCTGCAGGCTTAGCTGCGCAACCAAGTAATTACGATCGACGGGCGCACCCGTTTCCAATTGCACTGAGGTCCACTGCTGATCTACCTCGGCAGCTTGCTGCATGTTCACGTTAATGCCTATCCCGATCACCACGTGACAGATGTCTGCAGGGTCACCCACCAACTCAAGCAAGATGCCGGCAATTTTCTTGCGCCCTACAAGGACGTCGTTTGGCCACTTCAGGGCCGCGCCCTGCACACCCGAATCACGCAGCGCTTGCATGACCGCCAATCCCACTACAAGACTAAGGCCCTCCAGCTGCCGCAGCCCACCCTCGATGCGCAGTACAAGGCTGTAGTAGACATTCTGAGCGAATGGACTCACCCACGTGCGGCCCCGCCTCCCCCTGCCGGCCGTCTGCTGCTCAGCAAGCACCAAAAATGGCGCAGCAACACCTGCGTCAACAAGACGCAAGGCTTCAGCATTAGTGGAGTCGATAGAGTCAGAGATGTGGACGGGCCATGCCAAAGAAGCGGCATTCACCGCAATCTCTTCCTTGCTCAGAAACACCAGCGGCGAAGCCAACTGGTACCCCTTGCCGCGAATTTTATGAATGGGCAAATTCAGCTCTGCCTCAAGGTGCTGGAGCTGCTTCCAAACAGCACTGCGGCTGACACCCAGGGCGGCACCCAGCGCTTCTCCGGAATGAAATCGGCCATCTTTCAGAAGTTCTAACAACGTCAGCATGCAAGTATCGCCTCACAATGAGGCACGCATGATAGCCATGCGCAAGGCCATTGCATAGAAAGGCCGGGATTTAGCGCCCATGCCCCGCATGTAGCGGGAAGTTTGGGAGCTGGGCCTATCAGGAAAGCACACATTATCGTTGGCGCATCGCGATGCCTTCATACCTGCATTTTTCGACCGCCCAAAACAAAACCCCTGTTTGCGTTAGCAAACAGGGGCTCTGGAATTTAATCCTGACGATGACCTACTCTCACATGGGGAAACCCCACACTACCATCGGCGATGCATCGTTTCACTGCTGAGTTCGGGATGGGATCAGGTGGTTCCAATGCTCTATGGTCGTCAAGAAATTCGGGTACTGAGTCGTGACCAGATGGCCTCGCTTCAGCAAATTGGGTATGTGACAGCTTTCGGTGTTTTGTGAGATTCGAACTTTCGGTTCATTTCGTCTTCACACACCGCAATCTGGTCTCTTTGCCTTTCAGCGCAGAGCATGCAAATTGCTTGGGTGTTATATGGTCAAGCCTCACGGGCAATTAGTATTGGTTAGCTCAACGCCTCACAGCGCTTACACACCCAACCTATCAACGTCGTAGTCTTCGACGGCCCTTCAGGGAACTCAAGGTTCCAGTGAGATCTCATCTTGAGGCTAGTTTCCCGCTTAGATGCTTTCAGCGGTTATCTATTCCGAACATAGCTACCCGGCAATGCCACTGGCGTGACAACCGGAACACCAGAGGTTCGTCCACTCCGGTCCTCTCGTACTAGGAGCAGCCCCTCTCAAATCTCAAACGTCCACGGCAGATAGGGACCGAACTGTCTCACGACGTTCTAAACCCAGCTCGCGTACCACTTTAAATGGCGAACAGCCATACCCTTGGGACCGGCTTCAGCCCCAGGATGTGATGAGCCGACATCGAGGTGCCAAACACCGCCGTCGATATGAACTCTTGGGCGGTATCAGCCTGTTATCCCCGGAGTACCTTTTATCCGTTGAGCGATGGCCCTTCCATACAGAACCACCGGATCACTAAGACCTACTTTCGTACCTGCTCGACGTGTCTGTCTCGCAGTCAAGCGCGCTTTTGCCTTTATACTCTACGACCGATTTCCGACCGGTCTGAGCGCACCTTCGTACTCCTCCGTTACTCTTTAGGAGGAGACCGCCCCAGTCAAACTACCCACCATACACTGTCCTCGATCCGGATAACGGACCTGAGTTAGAACCTCAAAGTTGCCAGGGTGGTATTTCAAGGTTGGCTCCACGCAGACTGGCGTCCACGCTTCAAAGCCTCCCACCTATCCTACACAAGCAAATTCAAAGTCCAGTGCAAAGCTATAGTAAAGGTTCACGGGGTCTTTCCGTCTAGCCGCGGATACACTGCATCTTCACAGCGATTTCAATTTCACTGAGTCTCGGGTGGAGACAGCGCCGCCATCGTTACGCCATTCGTGCAGGTCGGAACTTACCCGACAAGGAATTTCGCTACCTTAGGACCGTTATAGTTACGGCCGCCGTTTACCGGGGCTTCGATCAAGAGCTTCGCGTTAGCTAACCCCAT encodes:
- the birA gene encoding bifunctional biotin--[acetyl-CoA-carboxylase] ligase/biotin operon repressor BirA, whose protein sequence is MLTLLELLKDGRFHSGEALGAALGVSRSAVWKQLQHLEAELNLPIHKIRGKGYQLASPLVFLSKEEIAVNAASLAWPVHISDSIDSTNAEALRLVDAGVAAPFLVLAEQQTAGRGRRGRTWVSPFAQNVYYSLVLRIEGGLRQLEGLSLVVGLAVMQALRDSGVQGAALKWPNDVLVGRKKIAGILLELVGDPADICHVVIGIGINVNMQQAAEVDQQWTSVQLETGAPVDRNYLVAQLSLQLQSHLERHKAFGFSALQEEWERNHLWQGRAVTLIAGVNQIDGIVLGIDHQGALRLNVDGVEKIYSGGELSLRLRDDS